Part of the Kitasatospora sp. NBC_00374 genome is shown below.
CGCCACCACCGTGCTGCGCGAGTACACCGACGAACTGATCAGCCGCTACTACGACCGCCCGGCTCTGGAGTCCGAGATCGACACCTTCGCGGGCGACATCGCGGACCTGTTCGAGCCGCGCGGCCTGCTCCTGGTCGCCCGCGCCGGCACCACCCCCGTCGGCTGCACCGGAATCCACTGGCTCGAGGACGGCGCGGCCGAACTCACCCGCGTCTACGTACGCTCCACGGCACGACAGGGCGGCGGCGGCGCCCGGCTGGTCGCCGCGGCCGAGGAGACCGCGCGCGGACGCGGCGCGCGACGGATGCTGCTCAACACCCGCAAGGACCTCACCGAGGCCATCGCCCTCTACACCAGACTCGGCTACCGCCCGACCGAACCGTACGGCGACGACCCCTACGCCGAACTCTGGCTGGCCAGGCCGCTCGTCGCCGGCTGACCCACCGTCCCCCGGGCGACGCCGCGTTACCGAGCCGTAGGATGTGGCCCGCCCTGCCCGTTCCGGGGCGGGCCACATCACTCGGGGGATCCACACATGACGGCCAACGGCCCGCGCAGAGCCGCACTCTGCCTGATATCGGTCACCATCGCCGCCGCGCCACTGGCCGGCTGCGCGAAGAAGACCGAGCACCACGCCGACGCCCCGCCCGCACCCGCGGCCGTCGTCACCACCGCCCCGGAGAGCTCGCCCTCCGCCTCGCCCAGCCCCACCGAGTCGGCCACCGGCAGCCCCTCGCCGAGCGCCTCCCCGAGCCCCTCGGCCACCCCGAGCACGCGCGCCTCCGCCTCGCCCACCCCCGCCAGGACCACCGCCAAGCCGGTCACGGCCGCCGCCCCGCCCCCCACCGCCAAGCCCGGCCCGGTGGCGCCCCCGCCGCCTCCGGCCCCGCCGCACACCCCGCCGCTGCAGAGCGGCTGCACCCCCAGCCACACCGGGACGGACGCGCCGCGCGCCGCCGTCGGTGACGCCCTGGCCGCCGCAGCCGCCCAGTCCAGGACCCTCTCGCTCGGCAACGGCGGCACCGACCGCCTCCCGCCGCTCCCGACCGCCCTGGTCAAGGCGATCGCCTGGCAGGAGAGCGGCTGGCAGTCCACGATCCTCGCCTGCGACGGCGGCATCGGCACCATGCAGATCATGCCGACCACGGTGAGCTGGATGAACACCAAGTTCGGCACCAAG
Proteins encoded:
- a CDS encoding GNAT family N-acetyltransferase — protein: MTSTSPVLPPPPGPAAWDISPVPADHPDATTVLREYTDELISRYYDRPALESEIDTFAGDIADLFEPRGLLLVARAGTTPVGCTGIHWLEDGAAELTRVYVRSTARQGGGGARLVAAAEETARGRGARRMLLNTRKDLTEAIALYTRLGYRPTEPYGDDPYAELWLARPLVAG
- a CDS encoding transglycosylase SLT domain-containing protein — translated: MTANGPRRAALCLISVTIAAAPLAGCAKKTEHHADAPPAPAAVVTTAPESSPSASPSPTESATGSPSPSASPSPSATPSTRASASPTPARTTAKPVTAAAPPPTAKPGPVAPPPPPAPPHTPPLQSGCTPSHTGTDAPRAAVGDALAAAAAQSRTLSLGNGGTDRLPPLPTALVKAIAWQESGWQSTILACDGGIGTMQIMPTTVSWMNTKFGTKSDVNTLNGNVQLGAQLLDWLVAYYGDSCFGGNYDLSPDPVTGKTPLLDLVVAAYNAGAGNVHYNTTTDPATGTTVGTSVIPNPAYVANVKAIMAKAPWTTAG